One stretch of Daphnia pulicaria isolate SC F1-1A chromosome 6, SC_F0-13Bv2, whole genome shotgun sequence DNA includes these proteins:
- the LOC124343046 gene encoding leucine-rich repeat-containing G-protein coupled receptor 5-like: MKAFAVYYLLFSLFAVGISQNIKDNGSSKGSSKFQTNCAFPTSTSALCTHWPNAKSLNKEVVSLTITMANIGRVSSSMIINLDLNLIGLQMAKCNISYIEPDAFSTLVSLKEINLSGNRLAYIPSGLFANTIVKIDLSNNNLENLDGGLFQELQHLNVLDLSGNRLSSFPTNLPRVLTHLYLESNLITEVQSGVRLSNLQHLNLCQNRINRLKFTEMGCSKLHSLCLDDGVVRLIHADAGFHQLVSLQEFTIKGQKSRNEKLAVEHLRSIGGCTKLQKLRIERCDLVSLEVLAQFSELETLGLKEVYVETTLSPYFFNGCSNLRTLDLTGSALLAQSILGNQDIRIKLQKLRTLTARDCNIDNLNWIPERIDITSPSGPLPFPSLLNVDISGDNNFNCNDQHVKQALCRFDNLKRTENPQGKIVNRKFILENANNTNCRQQMAAQSILQMNFNDCEEETGFPYSGQPDIATPSSKTDGESVTEEIFKPRTDDEEAHSYTIYIVLGVLLILFIVLVVLAFYFFKKRRSQTVKVPDCSTTTKQSFDNPQSIQSEV; encoded by the exons atgaaagctttcgCCGTGTACTATCTGCTATTCTCTTTATTCGCTGTAGGAATATCGCAAAATATTAAAGACAACGGGAGTTCAAAAGGTTCATCGAAGTTCCAGACGAACTGTGCATTCCCAACGTCCACGTCAGCCCTTTGTACCCACTGGCCGAATGCAAAATCTTTGAACAAAGAG GTTGTCTCTTTAACGATTACCATGGCAAACATAGGACGGGTTTCTTCATCAATGATTATTAACCTTGATTTAAATCTCATTGGACTGCAAATGGCTAAATGTAATATATCTTACATTGAACCTGACGCTTTCAGTACTCTTGTTAGTCTAAAGGAGATAAACTTGAGTGGAAACCGCCTGGCGTACATTCCCTCTGGGCTTTTTGCCAATACTATTGTGAAAATAGATTTGAGCAACAACAATCTAGAGAATCTTGACGGCGGCCTATTTCAAGAACTTCAACATCTTAATGTTCTTGATCTAAGCGGTAACCGCCTTTCAAGCTTTCCAACAAATCTTCCCAGGGTTCTCACTCACCTTTACTTGGAAAGCAACTTGATAACTGAAGTTCAAAGCGGCGTAAGGCTGTCTAACTTACAGCATTTAAACCTTTGCCAAAACAGAATCAACCGTTTAAAATTTACCGAAATGGGCTGTTCCAAGCTTCACTCTTTGTGCTTGGACGATGGAGTAGTTCGCCTGATACATGCAGATGCAG GATTTCATCAATTGGTCAGCCTACAGGAATTTACAATAAAAGGACAAAAATCTAGGAATGAAAAATTGGCTGTCGAACACCTGAGAAGCATCGGCGGTTGTACAAAACTCCAAAAGCTGAGAATTGAAAGATGCGACCTGGTTTCCTTAGAAGTTTTGGCTCAATTCAGTGAACTTGAAACACTTGGGTTGAAGGAGGTTTATGTGGAGACTACTCTCTCCCCTTACTTTTTTAATGGCTGCTCAAATTTGAGGACACTTGATTTGACAGGCAGTGCCTTACTCGCTCAGTCGATTCTAGGAAATCAAGACATCAGAATCAAGTTGCAAAAATTACGCACGCTGACGGCAAGAGATTGCAACATTGACAATTTGAATTGGATACCCGAAAGAATCGACATAACTTCTCCGTCTGGTCCCTTACCCTTTCCGTCGCTCTTGAATGTGGACATTTCTGGCGATAACAATTTCAATTGCAATGACCAGCATGTAAAGCAAGCACTTTGCCGCTTTGATAACTTAAAGCGGACTGAAAATCCACAAGGGAAGATCGTTAACAGGAAATTTATACTTGAAAACGCAAATAACACAAACTGTCGCCAACAAATGGCAGCACAATCCATTCtccaaatgaatttcaatGACTGTGAGGAAGAAACTGGTTTTCCGTATTCTGGACAACCAGATATTGCGACGCCAAGCAGTAAAACTGATGGCGAATCAGTGACGGAGGAAATTTTCAAACCTAGAACTGATGATGAAGAGGCGCATTCCTACACCATATATATAGTTTTGGGTGTCCTATTAATCCTTTTTATTGTGCTGGTTGTtttggctttttatttttttaaaaagcgtcGAAGTCAAACTGTTAAAGTTCCTGACTGTAGTACCACGACTAAACAAAGTTTTGACAACCCACAATCCATTCAAAGTGAAGTGTAG
- the LOC124343039 gene encoding kinesin-like protein KIF2A isoform X2 has translation MDRVFVGLNVDIKRTDRRIHPAKISCLNTLNRTVTVEWLENGETKAKEIEIEIILALNPHLITGSSDGTPNHPTTKSTPKNVSRRATTGSKNAAVSNLRESHTPQGGIKSNSTPKLAVAPSSGENLSPGLPNFHTRAQPTVTNTRRRTNPIKEVERLEKNREERKIRNAESREEKKTMMKKDPGNVNWEFSAMIKEFCASLDYHPIRDTDFLDIGNSDPQITVCVRKRPMNKKETDLKEVDIVSIPDKQRIIVHEPKLKVDLTKFLENQLFRYDYAFDENCNNEIVYRCTARPLVRTLFEGGMATCFAYGQTGSGKTHTMGGEFLGKNQNCGNGIYVLTATDVFKNVQQPKYRDLNLKVSASFFEIYSGKVFDLLNGKAKLRVLEDGKQQVQVVGLSERTVESVDQVLDLIRHGSRMRTSGQTAANANSSRSHAVFQIILRTGAASRLYGKFSLVDLAGNERGADTNSSDRQTRMEGSEINKSLLALKECIRALGRRGAHLPFRASKLTQVLKDSFIGEKSKTCMIAMISPGMSSCENSLNTLRYADRVKELAVDVSDPSENEPNLLKSSPSFSEPNLQLIMEEEEELSAELYSFHEAAFRLQEMEEDVVESHRNLLESFPKWHQTIAKLIELPDQLDFDLEAYVSKMSTVLTEFGDDVMSLKTKFIQARKELEEDDVDNLRPKMLRHPRSMAYKGNQLREAERCE, from the exons ATGGATCGAGTTTTTGTAGGCTTAAATGTTGATATAAAAAGGACTGATC GTCGAATTCATCCCGCCAAAATAAGTTGCTTAAACACTTTGAATCGTACCGTAACAGTAGAGTGGCTTGAGAATGGAGAAACTAAAGCTAAAGAG ATTGAAATCGAAATAATACTTGCGCTTAATCCTCATCTGATTACGGGATCTTCAGATGGCACACCAAATCACCCGACTACCAAATCCACACCAAAAAACGTG TCTCGAAGGGCGACAACAGGCTCGAAGAATGCAGCTGTTTCTAATTTACGAGAGAGTCACACTCCTCAAG GTGGTATTAAATCAAATAGTACTCCGAAATTAGCAGTTGCCCCATCATCTGGAGAAAACTTGTCACCTGGATTACCAAATTTTCATACAAGAGCACAACCAACAGTGACAAACA caaGACGGCGTACTAATCCCATTAAAGAAGTGGAAAGGTTAGAGAAGAAtcgtgaagaaagaaaaatccgtAATGCAGAgtcaagagaagagaaaaagacaatGATGAAGAAAGATCCAGGAAATGTTAACTGGGAATTTTCTGCCATGATTAA ggaATTTTGTGCTTCATTGGATTACCATCCTATTCGTGATACTGATTTTCTTGATATAGGAAACTCTGATCCACAGATCACTGTTTGTGTTCGAAAACGACcaatgaacaaaaaagaaacagatctAAAGGAAGTTGACATAGTATCTATACCTGACAAACAGAGAATTATAGTACATGAGCCAAAATTGAAG GTTGATTTGACCAAGTTTTTGGAAAACCAGCTATTTCGATATGATTATGCCTTTGACGAAAATTGCAACAACGAAATAGTCTACCGATGTACTGCGCGCCCGTTGGTACGCACACTTTTCGAAGGAGGCATGGCCACTTGTTTTGCTTATGGTCAAACTGGGAGTGGTAAGACGCACACTATGGGCGGAGAGTTTCTG GGAAAGAATCAGAATTGTGGTAACGGAATTTATGTTTTAACGGCAActgatgtttttaaaaatgttcaacAGCCTAAATACCGCGACCTTAATCTTAAAGTATCGGCAtcgtttttcgaaatttatTCAGGAAAA GTTTTTGACTTACTGAATGGTAAAGCAAAGCTACGCGTATTGGAAGATGGAAAACAACAAGTTCAAGTAGTGGGTTTAAGTGAAAGAACTGTTGAATCTGTTGATCAGGTTCTGGATCTTATACGTCATGGTAGTCGAATGAGGACTAGTGGTCAAACAGCAGCAAATGCAAATTCG TCACGTTCTCACGCTGTGTTTCAAATTATTCTGCGCACTGGAGCTGCTTCTCGGCTTTATGGCAAATTTTCCCTTGTTGATCTTGCTGGCAACGAACGTGGAGCGGATACTAACTCTTCGGATCGACAGACAA GAATGGAGGGCTCAGAAATCAACAAGTCCCTATTAGCGTTGAAGGAATGTATCAGGGCTCTTGGGCGGCGAGGAGCGCATCTTCCCTTTCGTGCTTCGAAGTTAACCCAAGTGTTAAAAGATTCTTTTATAGGAGAAAAATCCAAAACTTGCATG atCGCAATGATAAGTCCTGGTATGTCCTCTTGTGAGAATTCACTGAATACACTCAGGTATGCTGATCGTGTGAAAGAGCTAGCAGTGGATGTGAGTGATCCCTCCGAAAATGAACCAAACCTGTTGAAATCGAGCCCATCATTCTCGGAGCCTAATCTACAATTGATCATG gaagaagaagaagaactttcgGCAGAATTGTATTCATTTCATGAAGCGGCATTCCGATTACAAGAGATGGAGGAAGATGTCGTTGAAAGTCATCGTAATTTACTTGAGAGTTTTCCGAAATGGCATCAAACGATTGCTAAGCTAATCGAACTTCCCGATCAACTTGATTTTGATCTTGAAG CCTATGTTTCGAAGATGTCTACTGTACTGACTGAGTTTGGCGATGATGTTATGTCTCTCAAAACCAAGTTTATCCAAGCCCGAAAAGAGTTGGAGGAAGATGATGTAGATAACCTTCGACCTAAGATGCTCCGCCATCCGAGATCAATGGCATACAAAGGAAATCAGCTCCGCGAAGCAGAACGTTGCGAATAA
- the LOC124343074 gene encoding uncharacterized protein LOC124343074, with translation MLAVRSFNRLIYFKRTQIGIQNEQLRTVMQSCCSRSTKQPENPDMPLSFSNSNAAKWSAQQSFSGGGNTGESPWYEPFVISASVTAILVWFCVLREENDVDDKLGKSLYDRVDGLEKKQLELALKHNIQGVDTVAIKKRLDELSTNS, from the exons ATGTTGGCTGTTAGATCTTTCAATAgacttatttatttcaaaaggaCACAAATTGGAATCCAAAATGAACAACTGAG gaCTGTTATGCAATCTTGTTGCAGTAGATCCACTAAGCAACCAGAAAATCCTGATATGCCTTTGTCATTTTCCAACTCAAACGCTGCCAAATGGTCAGCACAACAATCATTTAGTGGTGGAGGAAATACTGGTGAATCTCCATGGTATGAGCCATTTGTGATTTCAGCTAGTGTTACTGCCATACTAGTGTGGTTTTGTGTCctgagagaagaaaatgatgttgATGATAAACTTGGAAAAAGTTTATATGACAGAGTTGATGGTTTGGAGAAGAAACAATTGGAATTGGCTTTGAAGCACAATATCCAAGGAGTGGATACAGTAGCCATTAAGAAGAGACTAGATGAATTGTCAACAAATAGTTGA
- the LOC124343039 gene encoding kinesin-like protein KIF2A isoform X1, giving the protein MDRVFVGLNVDIKRTDRRIHPAKISCLNTLNRTVTVEWLENGETKAKEIEIEIILALNPHLITGSSDGTPNHPTTKSTPKNVSRRATTGSKNAAVSNLRESHTPQGGIKSNSTPKLAVAPSSGENLSPGLPNFHTRAQPTVTNSMTTRRRTNPIKEVERLEKNREERKIRNAESREEKKTMMKKDPGNVNWEFSAMIKEFCASLDYHPIRDTDFLDIGNSDPQITVCVRKRPMNKKETDLKEVDIVSIPDKQRIIVHEPKLKVDLTKFLENQLFRYDYAFDENCNNEIVYRCTARPLVRTLFEGGMATCFAYGQTGSGKTHTMGGEFLGKNQNCGNGIYVLTATDVFKNVQQPKYRDLNLKVSASFFEIYSGKVFDLLNGKAKLRVLEDGKQQVQVVGLSERTVESVDQVLDLIRHGSRMRTSGQTAANANSSRSHAVFQIILRTGAASRLYGKFSLVDLAGNERGADTNSSDRQTRMEGSEINKSLLALKECIRALGRRGAHLPFRASKLTQVLKDSFIGEKSKTCMIAMISPGMSSCENSLNTLRYADRVKELAVDVSDPSENEPNLLKSSPSFSEPNLQLIMEEEEELSAELYSFHEAAFRLQEMEEDVVESHRNLLESFPKWHQTIAKLIELPDQLDFDLEAYVSKMSTVLTEFGDDVMSLKTKFIQARKELEEDDVDNLRPKMLRHPRSMAYKGNQLREAERCE; this is encoded by the exons ATGGATCGAGTTTTTGTAGGCTTAAATGTTGATATAAAAAGGACTGATC GTCGAATTCATCCCGCCAAAATAAGTTGCTTAAACACTTTGAATCGTACCGTAACAGTAGAGTGGCTTGAGAATGGAGAAACTAAAGCTAAAGAG ATTGAAATCGAAATAATACTTGCGCTTAATCCTCATCTGATTACGGGATCTTCAGATGGCACACCAAATCACCCGACTACCAAATCCACACCAAAAAACGTG TCTCGAAGGGCGACAACAGGCTCGAAGAATGCAGCTGTTTCTAATTTACGAGAGAGTCACACTCCTCAAG GTGGTATTAAATCAAATAGTACTCCGAAATTAGCAGTTGCCCCATCATCTGGAGAAAACTTGTCACCTGGATTACCAAATTTTCATACAAGAGCACAACCAACAGTGACAAACAGTATGACAA caaGACGGCGTACTAATCCCATTAAAGAAGTGGAAAGGTTAGAGAAGAAtcgtgaagaaagaaaaatccgtAATGCAGAgtcaagagaagagaaaaagacaatGATGAAGAAAGATCCAGGAAATGTTAACTGGGAATTTTCTGCCATGATTAA ggaATTTTGTGCTTCATTGGATTACCATCCTATTCGTGATACTGATTTTCTTGATATAGGAAACTCTGATCCACAGATCACTGTTTGTGTTCGAAAACGACcaatgaacaaaaaagaaacagatctAAAGGAAGTTGACATAGTATCTATACCTGACAAACAGAGAATTATAGTACATGAGCCAAAATTGAAG GTTGATTTGACCAAGTTTTTGGAAAACCAGCTATTTCGATATGATTATGCCTTTGACGAAAATTGCAACAACGAAATAGTCTACCGATGTACTGCGCGCCCGTTGGTACGCACACTTTTCGAAGGAGGCATGGCCACTTGTTTTGCTTATGGTCAAACTGGGAGTGGTAAGACGCACACTATGGGCGGAGAGTTTCTG GGAAAGAATCAGAATTGTGGTAACGGAATTTATGTTTTAACGGCAActgatgtttttaaaaatgttcaacAGCCTAAATACCGCGACCTTAATCTTAAAGTATCGGCAtcgtttttcgaaatttatTCAGGAAAA GTTTTTGACTTACTGAATGGTAAAGCAAAGCTACGCGTATTGGAAGATGGAAAACAACAAGTTCAAGTAGTGGGTTTAAGTGAAAGAACTGTTGAATCTGTTGATCAGGTTCTGGATCTTATACGTCATGGTAGTCGAATGAGGACTAGTGGTCAAACAGCAGCAAATGCAAATTCG TCACGTTCTCACGCTGTGTTTCAAATTATTCTGCGCACTGGAGCTGCTTCTCGGCTTTATGGCAAATTTTCCCTTGTTGATCTTGCTGGCAACGAACGTGGAGCGGATACTAACTCTTCGGATCGACAGACAA GAATGGAGGGCTCAGAAATCAACAAGTCCCTATTAGCGTTGAAGGAATGTATCAGGGCTCTTGGGCGGCGAGGAGCGCATCTTCCCTTTCGTGCTTCGAAGTTAACCCAAGTGTTAAAAGATTCTTTTATAGGAGAAAAATCCAAAACTTGCATG atCGCAATGATAAGTCCTGGTATGTCCTCTTGTGAGAATTCACTGAATACACTCAGGTATGCTGATCGTGTGAAAGAGCTAGCAGTGGATGTGAGTGATCCCTCCGAAAATGAACCAAACCTGTTGAAATCGAGCCCATCATTCTCGGAGCCTAATCTACAATTGATCATG gaagaagaagaagaactttcgGCAGAATTGTATTCATTTCATGAAGCGGCATTCCGATTACAAGAGATGGAGGAAGATGTCGTTGAAAGTCATCGTAATTTACTTGAGAGTTTTCCGAAATGGCATCAAACGATTGCTAAGCTAATCGAACTTCCCGATCAACTTGATTTTGATCTTGAAG CCTATGTTTCGAAGATGTCTACTGTACTGACTGAGTTTGGCGATGATGTTATGTCTCTCAAAACCAAGTTTATCCAAGCCCGAAAAGAGTTGGAGGAAGATGATGTAGATAACCTTCGACCTAAGATGCTCCGCCATCCGAGATCAATGGCATACAAAGGAAATCAGCTCCGCGAAGCAGAACGTTGCGAATAA
- the LOC124343045 gene encoding GATOR complex protein NPRL3-like, translated as MDVNPLAVILVENGSKGDRLLFRYPYDTQATPNFAKRTRTKQLQTPYPQISAEDMQKTSAAYSSTISGSVHSFPSKVLSNLFAVKSELCGKKFEIKINDIRFVGHPLLVYHQGEGKSAGSSQESILSFNVVFALKASASHAVVDCYHEVSKRIAAALWHEERRVAYLSEEAKVMTSTQDDISSELPDDPLDVPYHLILQRSQLARDLRRVYEDLQISGKIHLRINRWILISCCLPQKIYHLLDPGLVIEPADIHACMEALRPYHAILLLGDKEKIINNLPLDSSPALKRLINLANPLKSLQTLAADADLTLSHVFQLVGHMLYFGHATIIYPLCDSNVYVLAGSANTSPQSKLADVFSEMFNSACLIQIMSEFSVPVSLSQRRNPLATPEQESEEIKIIIWMLQHHLLIQLHTYVHIVVDDMHPRSFNKGSFRSAKTTRVTFASRQSTPDELNAGSSLTRMPSDSDMASVISDEALSSPPSHKSISSKAPWSIENILSASLSNAEREAVLQVDAAANSEDLELFARLCKYFRGKHHLEEIMYLENVRRSDLLHLIDKFRTILITFEHEDSACSVFYKNSTT; from the exons ATGGATGTCAATCCGTTGGCGGTAATTTTGG TCGAAAACGGTAGCAAAGGTGATCGTTTGTTGTTTCGCTATCCTTATGATACTCAAGCTACACCAAACTTTGCAAAACGTACACGCACAA AGCAACTGCAAACTCCATACCCCCAGATCAGTGCTGAAGATATGCAAAAAACAAGCGCAGCATATTCCAGTACAATTAGTGGTAGTGTTCACAGCTTTCCAAGCAAA GTATTATCCAATTTGTTTGCTGTGAAATCAGAATTGtgtggaaaaaaatttgaaataaaaataaatgacatTCGGTTTGTCGGTCATCCACTTCTTGTTTACCACCAGGGTGAAGGCAAATCTGCTGGCTCTAGCCAGGAATCAATTTTGTCTTTCAATGTAGTTTTTGCCCTAAAG GCATCTGCAAGTCATGCAGTAGTTGACTGTTATCATGAAGTAAGCAAGAGAATAGCAGCTGCACTTTGGCATGAAGAGCGTAGAGTGGCATATTTGAGTGAAGAAGCCAAGGTCATGACATCCACTCAAGATGACATTTCTTCGGAATTGCCCGATGATCCACTAGATGTGCCGTACCATTTAATTTTACAACGAAGTCAGCTTGCGCGCGACTTGCGCCGTGTCTACGAAGATTTACAAATTTCTGGGAAGATACATTTGCGCATCAATCGATGGATTCTGATCAGCTGCTGTTTACCTCAAAAAATCTACCACCTTCTTGACCCTGGACTTGTTATTGAACCAGCAGACATTCATGCTTGCATGGAAGCATTGAGACCATACCACGCCATTTTGCTGCTTGgggacaaagaaaaaatcatcaaTAATCTACCTCTTGATTCGTCCCCCGCTTTGAAACGACTGATAAATCTTGCGAATCCCCTAAAAAGTTTACAAACTTTAGCAGCCGATGCTGACTTGACGCTATCACACGTCTTTCAATTAGTGGGTCACATGCTATACTTTGGACACGCAACCATTATATATCCTCTTTGTGATAGCAATGTTTACGTCCTTGCAGGCAGTGCCAACACTTCCCCACAATCCAAACTTGCTGATGTCTTCTCCGAAATGTTCAATAGTGCTTGTTTAATTCAGATTATGTCCGAATTTTCCGTTCCTGTATCATTGAGCCAGAGAAGGAATCCACTCGCCACTCCAGAGCAAGAATCagaggaaattaaaattattatttggatGCTGCAACATCATTTGCTCATACAATTGCACACATATGTACATATTGTCGTTGATGACATGCATCCGAGATCATTTAACAAGGGTTCATTTCGTAGTGCCAAAACG ACGCGTGTAACGTTTGCAAGTCGCCAGTCCACTCCAGATGAATTGAATGCTGGATCCAGCCTTACACGAATGCCCAGCGATAGCGACATGGCCTCTGTTATTAGTGACGAGGCTTTGTCCAGTCCACCTTCACATAAGAGCATCAGTAGTAAAGCTCCGTGGTCAATCGAAAATATTCTTTCGGCCTCTCTGAGTAATGCTGAAAGAGAGGCTGTCCTTCAAGTTGATGCCGCTGCCAACTCAGAAGACTTGGAACTTTTTGCTCG GCTTTGCAAATATTTCCGCGGGAAACACCATCTAGAGGAAATCATGTACTTGGAAAATGTTCGAAGATCGGACCTACTTCACCTTATTGACAAATTTCGAACTATTCTCATTACATTCGAACATGAAGATTCAGCTTGTTCCGTTTTCTACAAGAATTCTACAACTTAA